CGGCTGTCCGATATGGACTTCACACAAAAGCGGGATAGGCAGGATTTTGCCTTTGGGCAGTACGCGGCTGATGTTGTCGATCCAAATCGGCACAAATTCGGTATTGGGTTTGCTTTTTGCCAGATGATAAATGCCGGACTTGAACGGCAGCAGGATGGTGTTATCGTCAGTGTTGCGCGTGCCTTCAGGGAAAATAATCAAAGAGTCGCCTGCGTTCAGCGCGTCTTTCATCTGTTCGGTAATCGCTTGCGGATTATCGCTATGGCGCGGAATCAGTAAGGCATTGAAAACATTTTGAATGATGAAGCGTTTGAGTTTGCTCGTCAGCCAGTAATCCGAACCGGCTACAGGGCGCGTGGACAAGCGCCAGCGGCGGGGCAGAGAAATCCACACCAATACAAAATCGCCATGGCTGCCGTGATTGGCGTAATAGACTTTTTGGTGCTGATTGAATGTCAGCTCGCGCGGGCTTTTAGGGCGTACGCCCGTAAGAAAAGAGACCGACAGACATAAGGCTTGGTCGGTCAGCCAGGCAAGTTGTTTTTTGAGGAAGTTTTTCATTGTTTCTGCCTTTTGAAATGAGATACCGCTCTAGATTTGGTTTGGGTAAATCAGCAAAAATAATCAAATGCTTTGGATAAGCAAAATTAAAAATTGTGCGGCGGTCAGGTATAAGCTTTTGCGCCATAAGGAAAGTGCGCCGTTTATCCGTTGGGTCAAAGTACGGCTGCCTGAAGTTTGACGCAAACCGTTTTGCTGTAAGGCGTGGTCGAAGTCTTCAGGAGCGTAGTGGTTGTCGGCAAAGTCTTGGAACACGCAACGGTCGAAGTGAATGCGGATATGGCAGTACAGCAAAACTGCTGCCAAGACAAGTTGCACTACAAACCATGCGCCGCCATATTTTGCCGACAAGGCGAGCAGCAAGGCATTGCAGGCGGCAACATAATGTGCGGTAGAGAGCAGGTGGGCAGTAATACGGCTATTGGTTGTGTTGTCCATCATTATCCTTGTTTTAAACGGTTTGCTGCAGCTTCGACTGCTTGGGCGGTGGCCGGCGATAGTACTATTTGCGGCCGAGCCTGTTTGAGTTCGGTCTTCGCTTGCTCCAAGTTTTTGCAGTCACCATAGACCAGCAGCCACGTCAGCACCACTGCGGCACTTCTTCCATAACCTAAAGCGCAGCATACCAGCACTTTACCGTGTTTTTGGCGTAAGGTTTCCAATATCAAGGCCGTCTGAACCAAATCGTTTTCAGACGGCGTTACCATATCCAGTAAAGGCAGGACGCGATATTCTCTTGGATAGCTACGGCAGGGATATTCGGCGCATATATCCAATACGGCAGGCAAATGGTTTGAAATCCCCAAAACGCTGCCAATCCATACATCATTGCGGACTGGTGCCGTTTTCACCTTACCGCGTAACCAATACGCCATGTTTAGCCGTACGCCCACCAGATAAGGCAACAGCAAAACCGTCGCTGCCGCCGATAATTTACCGTTAGCCTGTTTTTGGAAGAAGGCCGCATTTCCAGTCAAATAGGCAAAAGCCACCATCAGTAAAGACACGCTAATCCATATCAACCACAGCCACACACTACCCAGCAGCGCAGGTAACGCAGTCAAACACGCACCAAGCAAATACAGAAGCGCAATCTTTCTTGAGCGTACATCATTTGAGCCCAGTCTTAACGGCGAAGTTATCTGACGCGGGAAAGCCCACAATACCAGCCAGCCAAGCAATGCTCCGGTCGGCACGTCAATAAAATGATGTTGATAAGTCGTCAGTACCGACAAGGCAATCAGGCTTTGCCATAAGAAAAGCGGCAGGCGGATTTTTGGAAAGCGCGTCCAATAAAATGCACCTACGATAATCGCCAGCGCGATATGCAAAGATGGCGCTTGGTTGTACGGCAAATCAAATGCAGCCAATGAATCAAACAGCCAGCCTGACAGCCCATCGGCGGGCGGTTTGGGCCATCCGAAACGCAGCGGAAACAGCACAAAGCAAGCAGTCGCAATCAGTTGGGCGGCTACAAGGTGCGCAACATATCGGTTTTGTTCATGTGTATCACGGCAAAGAAAAAATGCCGCGGCATACATCAGGTTCAGCGACCAATAAGGCACAATCGTCCATGCCCAAAACGGAATATTGCTCTCCCATGCAAAAGCGATTTCAGGCACATAGTCCAGCGATGCCGCATAATGATTGGATAGGCCGTAGCTGGTGTAAAACAGGATACCGACTAAAATCAGCTTGAGCAGGGAGGTTTTGAGGGTGGGTTTCATGGACTTATTTTGGACATCTCAATTCATCGCCGTATTGATCGGAGCGAAGGCAGGATAAAGCGTTTTCTTTTGGATGGTAGCGGAATTCCTGCCACGGACCATCTGTTGAAACGGCTCGCCAGTGATGCTGTGAAGATTGGTATTCAGTCAACGTCCCATTTGCATCTTTGGCACAAAAATTCTTCGCCATGCCGACGGCCAACATACCGCGTTGTTTATTGGTTGGTATTGTGAATAAGGGGATAAGCTTAGATACATCGGCATTTCGGGCAAATTTCATTTTGACGTAGCCGTATCCTTCATTAGATTCAATGATCAAAGCTGATAAGGGCTGCCCAAAAGCAACAGAATTTTTCAATTCAATAGTGAATGCCTCACCATCTGACGCTGTCTGCTTGCTGTGGCTTCGGGCAACGGATGCGTGGTATTTGGCAGGCAGTTTGCCGATGTCGGACTTTCCATAAGGCAAGGCTTCAGAATCAAACGTACAACCCTTCTTCATAGATTGCAGCAAAAGTGTCCAGTCAACCGCATCGGCATAGCAGACGGATGAAAAGGTAGAAACAAGTAGTAATGCAAGTAGTTTTTTCATTATGAAGTTTCAATTTATTAAAATTTATACAAGCGTAATCACTTTTCCCGAGAATTTCTTTGAATGGCTAGGAGTCATACTAGATGAAATTCTTATCTACTACTGGTACTCCTGCAGACTATGTTGTTTATCATAATGTGACAATGGTAAAAAACTGAATATCGCTATAAATTTGAACGTCACGTAAATGTGGTAGGGTATTAGTGATATATGTAACTGTTTTATCTTTAAAAACTGCGGACCTATTCGTATTAGCTGTTAATTTTAGATGAACGGTTTAAGCTTTATTGAGGCCGTCTGAAAACAGACATAAAGTTTCAGACGACCTTTCGTTGTTTTATCGATTGCCAGACAAAACTAAAAATTTTTGCATATTTCAACCGCCATTTTGCACACGAAGAAATCCAAAAAAATTCTTCTGTGTGCGAAACAACGGTAATTGATAAACTGCTCTTTTTATTTCTTCACTGCCAAACTCACGGTGAAAATACCGTCTTCGTCTATCCATTGATGTATTTTTTCAAAACCAGCCTTTTCAACCAGCTGATCCATTTCCTGTTGACTGCGGCGGCGCATTACCCAGTTTGGGCTGCCTGCTTTGTGGCTGGTCAGGGCGCGGGCAATCATTTCGAGCTGTGGATGCCAAGGTTGGCCGGTATAGATCAGGTAGCCGCCGGTTTCAATGGCTTCGCCGAAGCCGTAGAGCGAGTTCAAAATCAAATCATTGTCGGCAAACAATTCGTGCAAGCCGGAGACGATGCCTAGGGTAGGGCGCGGCTGTAAATCGTGATAATTGGCGCGGTCGTAGGCATTGACCTCGTTAAAGGTAACCGTGTCTTGCAAGCCGCGTTCTGCAATCAGCTTGCGGCCAGCTTCAACATTAATCGGACTGTAATCACGCAGGCGTACGGAATCAGGCAATGTGTCGGCAGTCAGTGCGTCCAATACATAGCGGCCATGACCGGACGCGATATCCAAAACGTGTACCGGTTTGCCTGCTTCACGCAGTTTGGCTGAAGCCGTCTGAATGGCTTTGCCGATATTAACTTTGCGTTGGCGGATGCCGCGCCAGCCGATGGCGTTGAGATAGTATTTGTCCACCCATACACCGAAAGCGTTGCTGCCTTGCGGTTGATTGCGGTAGACGTAATCCAGCGTGCTACCCGAATCAAAACCTGTTTCTTGACCGATTCTCAAACCTTCACTCCAGCGCGAACCCAGTTTGAGCGAGGCGCGATATGTTGCCCAAAATGCGCTACGAGGCGTACAAATAGGCAAAGGCGTAGCCAGTTCGTCAGCTTCGCGACGACTGTCTCCAAATAAGTGTGCTTGAGTCAGATCGACTTGTTGCAAAGGCTGATTGAAACGCTCGCGGATAAAACGGCGCATTTCAACAAACGCGATTTCACGGTTTTGCTCGCCTAAGGTGTCGTGGTAGAAACCGGGCAGGATATGGCGTTCTTTAATATGGCTGCCTAAGCGATTGTAGAAATCATGTTGCGGTTTGTGATGAACAACCCAGTCGCTGCCTGAAATCAACAGTTGTACAGGCGTAGTAATCGCTTGTGCATCGGCAACGACGCGTTCGGCCGCTTCATATAAACCCAGCAGGATGCGCACAGAAATAGCGCGGGCAATAAGCGGATCATTGTCGTAGCTTTTTTGACGTTCGACATTGTGGGTCAGATAGTGGGC
The sequence above is a segment of the Neisseria perflava genome. Coding sequences within it:
- a CDS encoding lysophospholipid acyltransferase family protein, which codes for MKNFLKKQLAWLTDQALCLSVSFLTGVRPKSPRELTFNQHQKVYYANHGSHGDFVLVWISLPRRWRLSTRPVAGSDYWLTSKLKRFIIQNVFNALLIPRHSDNPQAITEQMKDALNAGDSLIIFPEGTRNTDDNTILLPFKSGIYHLAKSKPNTEFVPIWIDNISRVLPKGKILPIPLLCEVHIGQPLTLQENEDKDSFLTRSREALLALRPSENDRSELRQNEPEVQQNKGGQA
- a CDS encoding phosphatase PAP2/dual specificity phosphatase family protein, producing the protein MKPTLKTSLLKLILVGILFYTSYGLSNHYAASLDYVPEIAFAWESNIPFWAWTIVPYWSLNLMYAAAFFLCRDTHEQNRYVAHLVAAQLIATACFVLFPLRFGWPKPPADGLSGWLFDSLAAFDLPYNQAPSLHIALAIIVGAFYWTRFPKIRLPLFLWQSLIALSVLTTYQHHFIDVPTGALLGWLVLWAFPRQITSPLRLGSNDVRSRKIALLYLLGACLTALPALLGSVWLWLIWISVSLLMVAFAYLTGNAAFFQKQANGKLSAAATVLLLPYLVGVRLNMAYWLRGKVKTAPVRNDVWIGSVLGISNHLPAVLDICAEYPCRSYPREYRVLPLLDMVTPSENDLVQTALILETLRQKHGKVLVCCALGYGRSAAVVLTWLLVYGDCKNLEQAKTELKQARPQIVLSPATAQAVEAAANRLKQG
- a CDS encoding bifunctional alpha/beta hydrolase/class I SAM-dependent methyltransferase, which gives rise to MSEQQKFFSTQDGTSLFYRYRPAADGSSDKAIVLFHRGHEHSGRMMFVADELGFNDFSYFAWDARGHGYSPGERGDSPSIGTSVSDVDDFIRHIQSEYGIKPENICVIAQSVGAVLVSTWLHDYAPKIRCAVLASPAFKVKLYVPFARTGLKIMQKWRGNFFVNSYVKAHYLTHNVERQKSYDNDPLIARAISVRILLGLYEAAERVVADAQAITTPVQLLISGSDWVVHHKPQHDFYNRLGSHIKERHILPGFYHDTLGEQNREIAFVEMRRFIRERFNQPLQQVDLTQAHLFGDSRREADELATPLPICTPRSAFWATYRASLKLGSRWSEGLRIGQETGFDSGSTLDYVYRNQPQGSNAFGVWVDKYYLNAIGWRGIRQRKVNIGKAIQTASAKLREAGKPVHVLDIASGHGRYVLDALTADTLPDSVRLRDYSPINVEAGRKLIAERGLQDTVTFNEVNAYDRANYHDLQPRPTLGIVSGLHELFADNDLILNSLYGFGEAIETGGYLIYTGQPWHPQLEMIARALTSHKAGSPNWVMRRRSQQEMDQLVEKAGFEKIHQWIDEDGIFTVSLAVKK